A portion of the Thermothelomyces thermophilus ATCC 42464 chromosome 5, complete sequence genome contains these proteins:
- a CDS encoding uncharacterized protein (has a string of 18 glutamate residues in a row. A polyglutamic acid can act as a template for core histone organization (Stein, A., et al. (1979)PNAS 76,5000-5004).) has product MGNIESFSRGVLALLNEFKKVVGQYLPNDSRWEACLSGRFNRWRSGEIRLIISFRRVGIGRCNEAGRDRLVPLHRLRLWLARARPVTGRPPTLTQDHERPTQEEEEEEEEEEEEEEEEEEFPTNRDGGYIHEG; this is encoded by the exons ATGGGCAACATCGAGTCCTTCAGCCGTGGAGTGCTCGCCCTGCTCAACGAGTTCAAGAAAGTCGTGGGACAGTATCTACCAAACGACTCTCGTTGGGAAGCGTGCCTAAGTGGGAGATTCAACCGCTGGCGAAGCGGTGAGATCCGTCTCATCATTTCATTTCGACGGGTAGGCATTGGTAGGTGCAATGAAGCTGGTCGGGATCGGTTGGTGCCGCTCCATCGCCTTCGTCTCTGGCTTGCACGAGCCCG GCCCGTCACAGGTCGCCCCCCCACGCTAACTCAAGACCATGAACGCCCAacccaagaagaagaagaagaagaagaagaggaggaggaggaggaggaggaggaggaggagtttCCAACCAACAGAGATGGTGGCTATATCCATGAGGGATAA